TAGCCTTTTTGAACCGAGGAAAAAACAAAGAAAGGCTTGAAGATCACAAGGGAGCGATAGCCGATTTCGATAAGGCAATTAACACTAAGGGGAACGAATTAATTTATGTTGACAAAGTTGAAGACCCCTACGTTGAAACAGGGTTTGAATATGATGTTAAGATAGAGGAGATCAGGTTCGAACGCGGAATAGCCTACTATAAGATAGGCAATCTAAAAAAGGCATTCGATGATTTTAGTTTTGTAATCCGCAAGGATTACAATTTATCAGATTGCTATTATTGGAGAGGCCTGATTTATCTAAGCTACAAGATGAAAGATGAGGGGTGTAAAGATTTAAGCAAGGCTATGGAACTAGGAGACCCAGATGCAAAAGACCTTCTGGACAAGTATTGTAAATAAAAACAGTGAGGCCAGATTTTCGTTTGTTTAGCGGATAGCGCTAAAATTAAACTCAAAATCAAGTTACGTATTTTCCACCGCTCCTTAGTGGCTTGCGAAACCCCTCAGGTCTTTCCCTGCGCCGTTCTCGCCTTTGGCTGTTTAAGGAATTGATTTGTTGTCCTGATTCTATAAAAATCCGACCGCTAGACCCATATAGCCTATATATTACCAAAAAAATACTATGATCGGCTTGAAGGAAACTAGCTTTTGGTAAGGGCGGATAACATATTTTTTATTTAATCTGGAAGCGATACACGATGTACCGCTTCCTTTTGTTATCAAGCAATATTTCTTCCGTTATGGTCTGTCTTTATAAATGTAAATGCCTGAGGGGTACATAGCTCAGCTATTTTAGCTTGATTTGCAGGCGCCGGTTTATTCTCGATCTTTCTTTCCAGTCTTTCCATATCCACCGCAACTCTATTATCCAATAACTTCGCATAGTGCTGTGTGGTCTTGATGTCCGTATGCCCGAGCATCTTGGAAACGGTTTCGATCGGAACGCTATTGGCAAGTGTTACAGACGTGGCGAACGTATGGCGTGATTTATGAAATGTGAGTTCTTTTGTTATCTCACACAAATCCGCTATTTCCTTTAGATAACTGTTCATTTTCTGATTGCTGAGAACAGGTAGTACCATATCTTTTGTCATACATGGTGGATAATCATGATACCGTTCAATTATCTCAAGTGCCTTTGGAAGCAGTGGAATATTTGATGAGGTTTCAGTCTTTTCCCTGCTGGTGAAGATCCAGAGTTTTCCATCCACTCCCTCGGCAATATCTGTCCATTTTAGTTTCTTCACATCCGCATAGGAAAGTCCGGTGTAACAACAAAAAACAAAGATGTCGCGGACATGTGCAAGCCTTGGGATCTTGAACAACTTTTCCTCTATCCTTCGAAGTTCCGCATCTGTCAGAAACTCCTTCTCTTTAGCCTTCGCCTTGATCTTGTAGAATGCAAATGGATCATCCATTATCCATCGATGTGCAATACAGATTTTGATGATCTTACGAAGGTGTTTCATGTATTTTGCCGCCGACACGGCTGAACAGCCCATTGTGGCACGCAGAAAGAATTCATATCCCGTAACAAAGGCATGGTCAATCTTTCTTGTGTCAATATCCTGCGACCTGTATTCTTTCTCAAGGTATCCACAAACATGTAATAAGGAGGTCTTATAACCTTTAAGCGTATTGGGCTTGAATCCATTGCCGAGCAATGCTTTCATCTGGATATTGTGTTCCCTAAAAACATCAAGAAATTGCTTTCGCTTGATAT
The DNA window shown above is from Sphingobacterium thalpophilum and carries:
- a CDS encoding tetratricopeptide repeat protein, which codes for MKFLQTILLLIILIGCGTRSSEYYREQANKLEKENKFKEAILLLDKGIEKDPKNINALLDRAVDKSYTNKYKGAIDDYSKVIELDPDNSLAFLNRGKNKERLEDHKGAIADFDKAINTKGNELIYVDKVEDPYVETGFEYDVKIEEIRFERGIAYYKIGNLKKAFDDFSFVIRKDYNLSDCYYWRGLIYLSYKMKDEGCKDLSKAMELGDPDAKDLLDKYCK
- a CDS encoding site-specific integrase, whose translation is MSTNYSLLFYLKKPKNYVNGPKPIYMRITVDGIPKEVSTGRECDPSKWNSKASRVKGTTEAIKTLNSYLDALVSKVSTIHTAMTAAAEEITAESIKLRYQGKDIKRKQFLDVFREHNIQMKALLGNGFKPNTLKGYKTSLLHVCGYLEKEYRSQDIDTRKIDHAFVTGYEFFLRATMGCSAVSAAKYMKHLRKIIKICIAHRWIMDDPFAFYKIKAKAKEKEFLTDAELRRIEEKLFKIPRLAHVRDIFVFCCYTGLSYADVKKLKWTDIAEGVDGKLWIFTSREKTETSSNIPLLPKALEIIERYHDYPPCMTKDMVLPVLSNQKMNSYLKEIADLCEITKELTFHKSRHTFATSVTLANSVPIETVSKMLGHTDIKTTQHYAKLLDNRVAVDMERLERKIENKPAPANQAKIAELCTPQAFTFIKTDHNGRNIA